In Gorilla gorilla gorilla isolate KB3781 chromosome 12, NHGRI_mGorGor1-v2.1_pri, whole genome shotgun sequence, the following are encoded in one genomic region:
- the SH2D6 gene encoding SH2 domain-containing protein 6 isoform X2, whose product MEAGGGEAGGKWEPTWEEPTNSQHMRSFPDHSGPLGPSKPSPPLPQPTMLKGAVSLPVPGKQGPIFGRREQGASSRVVPGPPKKPDEDLYLECEPDPVLALTQTLSFQVLMPSGPLPRTSMMPRPTTAPQETRNGAADAASKEGRKSSVPSVAPTGSASAAEDGDLLAQPWYSGNCDRYAVESALLHLQKDGAYTVRPSSGPHGSQPFTLAVLLRGRVFNIPIRRLDGGRHYALGREGRNHEELFSSVAAMVQHFMWHPLPLVDRHSGSRELTCLLFPTKP is encoded by the exons atggaggctggTGGAGGGGAGGCGGGAGGAAAATGGGAACCCACCTGGGAGGAACCCACCAACTCACAACACATGCGATCTTTTCCAGATCACTCTGGCCCCCTGGGTCCATCAAAGCCATCGCcacccctgcctcagcccaccaTG CTGAAGGGAGCAGTGAGCCTGCCGGTGCCCGGAAAGCAGGGACCTATCTTTGGGAGGCGAG aGCAGGGTGCATCGTCCAGAGTG GTGCCAGGCCCTCCAAAGAAACCTGATGAGGACCTCTACTTGGAATGTGAGCCCGATCCAG TCCTGGCTTTGACTCAGACTCTCAGCTTCCAAGTCCTGATGCCCTCAGGCCCTCTGCCCAGGACATCAATGATGCCCAG GCCTACCACAGCCCCCCAGGAAACTCGGAAT GGAGCAGCAGATGCCGCCTCTAAAG AAGGAAGGAAATCGTCTGTTCCCTCTGTAGCCCCCACTGGGAGCGCCTCAGCTGCTGAG GACGGTGATCTGCTGGCTCAGCCTTGGTACTCGGGGAACTGTGACCGCTATGCTGTTGAGAGTGCCCTGCTCCACTTACAAAAG GATGGGGCCTATACCGTGCGCCCCAGCTCAGGGCCTCATGGCTCCCAGCCCTTCACCCTGGCAGTGCTTCTCCGAGGCCGGGTCTTCAACATTCCCATCCGGCGGCTGGATGGCGGACGCCACTATGCCCTGGGCCGGGAAGGCAGGAACCATGAGGAG CTCTTCTCCTCCGTGGCGGCCATGGTCCAGCACTTCATGTGGCACCCTCTGCCCCTTGTGGACAGACACAGCGGCAGCCGGGAACTCACCTGCCTGCTCTTCCCCACCAAGCCTTGA
- the SH2D6 gene encoding SH2 domain-containing protein 6 isoform X1 — protein sequence MEAGGGEAGGKWEPTWEEPTNSQHMRSFPDHSGPLGPSKPSPPLPQPTMLKGAVSLPVPGKQGPIFGRREQGASSRVVPGPPKKPDEDLYLECEPDPVLALTQTLSFQVLMPSGPLPRTSMMPRPTTAPQETRNGAADAASKEGRKSSVPSVAPTGSASAAEDGDLLAQPWYSGNCDRYAVESALLHLQKVGSHGPRVFSETPFAHRLWLAEQWGAGEPGGFWPHHGSGRWEGHWKMRLMAGVSSTGWGLYRAPQLRASWLPALHPGSASPRPGLQHSHPAAGWRTPLCPGPGRQEP from the exons atggaggctggTGGAGGGGAGGCGGGAGGAAAATGGGAACCCACCTGGGAGGAACCCACCAACTCACAACACATGCGATCTTTTCCAGATCACTCTGGCCCCCTGGGTCCATCAAAGCCATCGCcacccctgcctcagcccaccaTG CTGAAGGGAGCAGTGAGCCTGCCGGTGCCCGGAAAGCAGGGACCTATCTTTGGGAGGCGAG aGCAGGGTGCATCGTCCAGAGTG GTGCCAGGCCCTCCAAAGAAACCTGATGAGGACCTCTACTTGGAATGTGAGCCCGATCCAG TCCTGGCTTTGACTCAGACTCTCAGCTTCCAAGTCCTGATGCCCTCAGGCCCTCTGCCCAGGACATCAATGATGCCCAG GCCTACCACAGCCCCCCAGGAAACTCGGAAT GGAGCAGCAGATGCCGCCTCTAAAG AAGGAAGGAAATCGTCTGTTCCCTCTGTAGCCCCCACTGGGAGCGCCTCAGCTGCTGAG GACGGTGATCTGCTGGCTCAGCCTTGGTACTCGGGGAACTGTGACCGCTATGCTGTTGAGAGTGCCCTGCTCCACTTACAAAAGGTGGGCAGCCACGGACCCCGGGTCTTCTCCGAAACCCCTTTTGCTCACAGGCTGTGGCTGGCCGAGCAGTGGGGAGCAGGAGAGCCAGGAGGGTTCTGGCCCCATCATGGGTCAGGGCGGTGGGAGGGCCATTGGAAGATGAGGTTGATGGCTGGGGTCTCCTCCACAGGATGGGGCCTATACCGTGCGCCCCAGCTCAGGGCCTCATGGCTCCCAGCCCTTCACCCTGGCAGTGCTTCTCCGAGGCCGGGTCTTCAACATTCCCATCCGGCGGCTGGATGGCGGACGCCACTATGCCCTGGGCCGGGAAGGCAGGAACCATGA